In the genome of Neofelis nebulosa isolate mNeoNeb1 chromosome 8, mNeoNeb1.pri, whole genome shotgun sequence, one region contains:
- the SMARCC2 gene encoding SWI/SNF complex subunit SMARCC2 isoform X1 — translation MAVRKKDGGPNVKYYEAADTVTQFDNVRLWLGKNYKKYIQAEPPTNKSLSSLVVQLLQFQEEVFGKHVSNAPLTKLPIKCFLDFKAGGSLCHILAAAYKFKSDQGWRRYDFQNPSRMDRNVEMFMTIEKSLVQNNCLSRPNIFLCPEIEPKLLGKLKDIIKRHQGTVTEDKSNASHVVYPVPGNLEEEEWVRPVMKRDKQVLLHWGYYPDSYDTWIPASEIEASVEDAPTPEKPRKVHAKWILDTDTFNEWMNEEDYEVNDDKSPVSRRKKISAKTLTDEVNSPDSDRRDKKGGNYKKRKRSPSPSPTPEAKKKNAKKGPSTPYTKSKRGHREEEQEDLTKDMDEPSPVPNVEEVTLPKTVNTKKDSESAPVKGGTMTDLDEQEDESMETTGKDEDENSTGNKGEQTKNPDLHEDNVTEQTHHIIIPSYAAWFDYNSVHAIERRALPEFFNGKNKSKTPEIYLAYRNFMIDTYRLNPQEYLTSTACRRNLAGDVCAIMRVHAFLEQWGLINYQVDAESRPTPMGPPPTSHFHVLADTPSGLVPLQPKTPQGRQVDADTKAGRKGKELDDLVPETAKGKPELQTSASQQMLNFPDKGKEKPTDMQNFGLRTDMYTKKNVPSKSKAAASATREWTEQETLLLLEALEMYKDDWNKVSEHVGSRTQDECILHFLRLPIEDPYLEDSEASLGPLAYQPIPFSQSGNPVMSTVAFLASVVDPRVASAAAKSALEEFSKMKEEVPTALVEAHVRKVEEAAKVTGKADPAFGLESSGIAGTTSDEPERIEESGTDEARAESQATEEKKEPKEPREGVGAVEEEAKEKTSEVPKKDEEKGKQGDSEKESEKSDGDPIVDPDKEKEPKEGQEEVLKEVVESEGERKTKVERDIGEGNLSTAAAAALAAAAVKAKHLAAVEERKIKSLVALLVETQMKKLEIKLRHFEELETIMDREREALEYQRQQLLADRQAFHMEQLKYAEMRARQQHFQQMHQQQQQPPPALPPGSQPIPPAGTAGPPAVHSLAMAPASVAPAPAGSGAPPGSMGPSEQIGPTGSTAGPQQQQPAGAPQPGAVPPGVPPPGPHGPSPFPNQQTPPSMMPGAVPGSGHPGVAGNAPLGLPFGMPPPPPPPAPSIIPFGSLADSISINLPPPPNLHGHHHHLPFAPGTLPPPNLPVSMANPLHPNLPATTTMPSSLPLGPGLGSAAAQSPAIVAAVQGNLLPSASPLPDPGTPLPPDPTAPSPGTVTPVPPPQ, via the exons TATATACAAGCTGAACCACCCACCAACAAGTCCTTGTCTAGCCTGGTTGTACAGCTGCTACAGTTTCAGGAAGAAGTTTTTGGCAAACATGTCAGCAATGCACCACTCACTAAACTGCCG ATCAAATGTTTCCTAGATTTCAAAGCAGGAGGCTCCCTGTGCCACATACTTGCAGCTGCCTACAAATTTAAGAGTGACCAGGGATG GCGGCGTTACGATTTCCAGAATCCATCACGCATGGACCGCAACGTGGAAATGTTCATGACCATTGAGAAATCCTTGGTGCAG AATAACTGCCTGTCTCGGCCTAACATTTTTCTGTGCCCAGAAATCGAACCCAAACTGCTAGGGAAAttaaaggacattatcaagagaCACCAG GGAACAGTCACTGAGGATAAGAGCAATGCCTCCCATGTTGTGTATCCCGTCCCAGGGAACCTGGAAGAAG AGGAATGGGTACGACCAGTCATGAAGAGGGATAAGCAGGTTCTTCTGCACTGGGGCTACTATCCTGACAG TTACGACACTTGGATCCCAGCCAGTGAAATTGAAGCATCTGTGGAAGATGCTCCAACTCCTGAGAAACCTAGGAAG GTTCATGCAAAGTGGATTCTGGACACAGACACTttcaatgaatggatgaatgaggaAGACTACGAGGTGAATGATGACAAAAGCCCTGTCTCCCGCCGAAAGAAGATTTCAGCCAAGACACTGACAGATGAG GTGAACAGCCCAGATTCAGACCGACGGGACAAGAAAGGGGGGAACTATAAGAAGAGGAAgcgctctccctctccttcaccaACCCCAGAAGCTAAgaagaaaaatgctaaaaaagG tcCCTCAACACCTTACACCAAGTCAAAGCGTGGCCACAGAGAGGAGGAGCAAGAAGACCTAACAAAGGACATGGATGAGCCTTCACCAGTCCCCAATGTAGAGGAGGTGACATTGCCTAAAACAG TAAACACTAAGAAGGATTCCGAGTCAGCCCCAGTCAAAGGAGGCACCATGACTGACCTGG aTGAACAGGAGGATGAAAGCATGGAGACCACGGGCAAG GATGAGGATGAAAACAGTACAGGGAACAAGGGAGAGCAGACGAAGAACCCGGACCTGCATGAGGACAATGTGACTGAACAGACCCACCACATCATTATCCCCAGCTATGCTGCCTGGTTTGACTATAATAG TGTTCATGCCATTGAGCGGAGGGCTCTCCCTGAGTTCTTTAACGGCAAGAACAAGTCCAAGACTCCAGAAAT CTACCTGGCTTATCGAAACTTCATGATTGACACTTACCGGCTGAACCCCCAAGAGTATCTTACCTCCACTGCCTGCCGCAGGAACCTGGCGGGTGACGTCTGTGCCATCATGAG GGTCCATGCCTTCCTAGAGCAGTGGGGTCTTATTAACTACCAGGTGGATGCTGAGAGTCGACCAACCCCGATGGGGCCTCCGCCCACCTCTCACTTCCATGTCTTGGCAGACACACCGTCAGGGCTGGTGCCTCTGCAGCCCAAGACACCGCAG GGCCGCCAGGTTGATGCTGATACCAAGGCTGGGCGAAAGGGCAAAGAGCTGGATGACCTGGTGCCAGAGACGGCTAAGGGCAAGCCAGAGCTG CAGACCTCTGCTTCCCAGCAAATGCTCAACTTCCCTgacaaaggcaaagagaaaccAACAGACATGCAGAACTTTGGGCTGCGCACAGACATGTACACAAAGAAGAACGTCCCCTCCAAG AGTAAAGCTGCAGCCAGTGCCACTCGAGAGTGGACGGAACAGGAGACCCTGCTACTCTTAGAG GCACTGGAAATGTACAAAGATGACTGGAACAAAGTGTCAGAACACGTGGGAAGCCGCACGCAGGATGAGTGCATCTTGCATTTTCTTCGTCTTCCCATTGAAGACCCGTACCTGGAGGACTCAgaggcctccctgggccccctgGCCTACCAGCCTATCCCCTTCAGTCAGTCAGGCAACCCTGTTATGAGCACTGTTGCCTTCCTGGCCTCTGTCGTCGATCCTCGAGTCGCCTCTGCTGCTGCGAAGTCGGCCCTAG AAGAGTTCTCCAAAATGAAGGAAGAAGTACCCACAGCCTTGGTGGAGGCCCACGTTCGGAAAGTGGAGGAAGCTGCCAAAGTGACAGGCAAGGCGGACCCAGCCTTCGGTCTGGAAAGCAGTGGTATCGCCGGAACCACCTCTGATGAGCCTGAGCGGATCG AGGAGAGCGGGACTGATGAGGCACGGGCGGAGAGCCAGGCcacagaggagaagaaggagccCAAG GAGCCCCGAGAAGGAGTTGGGGCTGTCGAGGAAGAAGCGAAAGAGAAAACCAGCGAGGTTCCCaagaaggatgaagagaaagggaaacaaggTGACAGCGAGAAGGAGTCAGAGAAGAGCGATGGGGACCCAATAG TCGACCCCGACAAGGAGAAGGAAccaaaggaggggcaggaggaggtgcTGAAGGAAGTGGTGGAgtcagagggggagaggaagacgAAAGTGGAGCGGGACATCGGCGAGGGCAATCTCTCCACCGCCGCTGCTGCTGCCCTGGCTGCCGCTGCTGTGAAGGCCAAG CACCTGGCCGCCGTGGAGGAGAGGAAGATCAAATCGCTGGTGGCCCTGCTGGTGGAGACCCAGATGAAAAAGTTGGAGATCAAACTCCGGCACTTTGAAGAGTTGGAGACGATCATGGACCGGGAGCGAGAGGCA CTGGAGTATCAGAGGCAGCAGCTCCTGGCCGACAGACAAGCCTTCCACATGGAGCAGCTGAAGTACGCAGAGATGAGGGCCCGGCAGCAGCACTTCCAACAAATGcaccaacagcagcagcagccaccaccagccctgcccccaggctCCCAGCCTATCCCACCTGCGGGCACTGCTGGGCCACCCGCAGTTCACAGCTTGGCCATGGCTCCGGCCTCTGTGGCCCCTGCTCCTGCTGGCAGCGGGGCCCCTCCTGGAAGCATGGGCCCCTCTGAACAGATTGGGCCCACAGGGTCAACGGCAGggccgcagcagcagcagccagctGGAGCCCCCCAGCCTGGGGCGGTTCCGCCAGGGGTACCCCCCCCTGGACCCCATG GCCCCTCACCGTTCCCCAACCAACAAACTCCTCCCTCAATGATGCCAGGGGCAGTGCCAGGCAGCGGGCACCCAGGCGTGGCGGGTAATGCTCCTTTGGGTTTGCCTTTTGGCatgccgcctcctcctcctcctcccgctccaTCCATCATCCCATTTGGTAGTCTAGCTGACTCCATCAGTATTAACCTGCCCCCTCCTCCTAACCTGCATGGGCATCACCACCATCTCCCGTTTGCCCCGGGCACTCTTCCCCCACCTAACCTGCCTGTGTCCATGGCGAACCCTCTACATCCTAACCTGCCGGCGACCACCACCATGCCATCTTCCTTGCCTCTCGGGCCGGGGCTCGGATCCGCCGCAGCCCAGAGCCCTGCCATTGTGGCAGCTGTTCAGGGCAACCTCCTGCCCAGTGCCAGCCCACTGCCAG aCCCAGGTACCCCCCTGCCTCCAGACCCCACGGCCCCAAGCCCAGGCACAGTCACCCCTGTGCCACCTCCACAGTGA
- the SMARCC2 gene encoding SWI/SNF complex subunit SMARCC2 isoform X5, translating into MAVRKKDGGPNVKYYEAADTVTQFDNVRLWLGKNYKKYIQAEPPTNKSLSSLVVQLLQFQEEVFGKHVSNAPLTKLPIKCFLDFKAGGSLCHILAAAYKFKSDQGWRRYDFQNPSRMDRNVEMFMTIEKSLVQNNCLSRPNIFLCPEIEPKLLGKLKDIIKRHQGTVTEDKSNASHVVYPVPGNLEEEEWVRPVMKRDKQVLLHWGYYPDSYDTWIPASEIEASVEDAPTPEKPRKVHAKWILDTDTFNEWMNEEDYEVNDDKSPVSRRKKISAKTLTDEVNSPDSDRRDKKGGNYKKRKRSPSPSPTPEAKKKNAKKGPSTPYTKSKRGHREEEQEDLTKDMDEPSPVPNVEEVTLPKTVNTKKDSESAPVKGGTMTDLDEQEDESMETTGKDEDENSTGNKGEQTKNPDLHEDNVTEQTHHIIIPSYAAWFDYNSVHAIERRALPEFFNGKNKSKTPEIYLAYRNFMIDTYRLNPQEYLTSTACRRNLAGDVCAIMRVHAFLEQWGLINYQVDAESRPTPMGPPPTSHFHVLADTPSGLVPLQPKTPQGRQVDADTKAGRKGKELDDLVPETAKGKPELQTSASQQMLNFPDKGKEKPTDMQNFGLRTDMYTKKNVPSKSKAAASATREWTEQETLLLLEALEMYKDDWNKVSEHVGSRTQDECILHFLRLPIEDPYLEDSEASLGPLAYQPIPFSQSGNPVMSTVAFLASVVDPRVASAAAKSALEEFSKMKEEVPTALVEAHVRKVEEAAKVTGKADPAFGLESSGIAGTTSDEPERIEESGTDEARAESQATEEKKEPKEPREGVGAVEEEAKEKTSEVPKKDEEKGKQGDSEKESEKSDGDPIVDPDKEKEPKEGQEEVLKEVVESEGERKTKVERDIGEGNLSTAAAAALAAAAVKAKHLAAVEERKIKSLVALLVETQMKKLEIKLRHFEELETIMDREREALEYQRQQLLADRQAFHMEQLKYAEMRARQQHFQQMHQQQQQPPPALPPGSQPIPPAGTAGPPAVHSLAMAPASVAPAPAGSGAPPGSMGPSEQIGPTGSTAGPQQQQPAGAPQPGAVPPGVPPPGPHGPSPFPNQQTPPSMMPGAVPGSGHPGVAAQSPAIVAAVQGNLLPSASPLPDPGTPLPPDPTAPSPGTVTPVPPPQ; encoded by the exons TATATACAAGCTGAACCACCCACCAACAAGTCCTTGTCTAGCCTGGTTGTACAGCTGCTACAGTTTCAGGAAGAAGTTTTTGGCAAACATGTCAGCAATGCACCACTCACTAAACTGCCG ATCAAATGTTTCCTAGATTTCAAAGCAGGAGGCTCCCTGTGCCACATACTTGCAGCTGCCTACAAATTTAAGAGTGACCAGGGATG GCGGCGTTACGATTTCCAGAATCCATCACGCATGGACCGCAACGTGGAAATGTTCATGACCATTGAGAAATCCTTGGTGCAG AATAACTGCCTGTCTCGGCCTAACATTTTTCTGTGCCCAGAAATCGAACCCAAACTGCTAGGGAAAttaaaggacattatcaagagaCACCAG GGAACAGTCACTGAGGATAAGAGCAATGCCTCCCATGTTGTGTATCCCGTCCCAGGGAACCTGGAAGAAG AGGAATGGGTACGACCAGTCATGAAGAGGGATAAGCAGGTTCTTCTGCACTGGGGCTACTATCCTGACAG TTACGACACTTGGATCCCAGCCAGTGAAATTGAAGCATCTGTGGAAGATGCTCCAACTCCTGAGAAACCTAGGAAG GTTCATGCAAAGTGGATTCTGGACACAGACACTttcaatgaatggatgaatgaggaAGACTACGAGGTGAATGATGACAAAAGCCCTGTCTCCCGCCGAAAGAAGATTTCAGCCAAGACACTGACAGATGAG GTGAACAGCCCAGATTCAGACCGACGGGACAAGAAAGGGGGGAACTATAAGAAGAGGAAgcgctctccctctccttcaccaACCCCAGAAGCTAAgaagaaaaatgctaaaaaagG tcCCTCAACACCTTACACCAAGTCAAAGCGTGGCCACAGAGAGGAGGAGCAAGAAGACCTAACAAAGGACATGGATGAGCCTTCACCAGTCCCCAATGTAGAGGAGGTGACATTGCCTAAAACAG TAAACACTAAGAAGGATTCCGAGTCAGCCCCAGTCAAAGGAGGCACCATGACTGACCTGG aTGAACAGGAGGATGAAAGCATGGAGACCACGGGCAAG GATGAGGATGAAAACAGTACAGGGAACAAGGGAGAGCAGACGAAGAACCCGGACCTGCATGAGGACAATGTGACTGAACAGACCCACCACATCATTATCCCCAGCTATGCTGCCTGGTTTGACTATAATAG TGTTCATGCCATTGAGCGGAGGGCTCTCCCTGAGTTCTTTAACGGCAAGAACAAGTCCAAGACTCCAGAAAT CTACCTGGCTTATCGAAACTTCATGATTGACACTTACCGGCTGAACCCCCAAGAGTATCTTACCTCCACTGCCTGCCGCAGGAACCTGGCGGGTGACGTCTGTGCCATCATGAG GGTCCATGCCTTCCTAGAGCAGTGGGGTCTTATTAACTACCAGGTGGATGCTGAGAGTCGACCAACCCCGATGGGGCCTCCGCCCACCTCTCACTTCCATGTCTTGGCAGACACACCGTCAGGGCTGGTGCCTCTGCAGCCCAAGACACCGCAG GGCCGCCAGGTTGATGCTGATACCAAGGCTGGGCGAAAGGGCAAAGAGCTGGATGACCTGGTGCCAGAGACGGCTAAGGGCAAGCCAGAGCTG CAGACCTCTGCTTCCCAGCAAATGCTCAACTTCCCTgacaaaggcaaagagaaaccAACAGACATGCAGAACTTTGGGCTGCGCACAGACATGTACACAAAGAAGAACGTCCCCTCCAAG AGTAAAGCTGCAGCCAGTGCCACTCGAGAGTGGACGGAACAGGAGACCCTGCTACTCTTAGAG GCACTGGAAATGTACAAAGATGACTGGAACAAAGTGTCAGAACACGTGGGAAGCCGCACGCAGGATGAGTGCATCTTGCATTTTCTTCGTCTTCCCATTGAAGACCCGTACCTGGAGGACTCAgaggcctccctgggccccctgGCCTACCAGCCTATCCCCTTCAGTCAGTCAGGCAACCCTGTTATGAGCACTGTTGCCTTCCTGGCCTCTGTCGTCGATCCTCGAGTCGCCTCTGCTGCTGCGAAGTCGGCCCTAG AAGAGTTCTCCAAAATGAAGGAAGAAGTACCCACAGCCTTGGTGGAGGCCCACGTTCGGAAAGTGGAGGAAGCTGCCAAAGTGACAGGCAAGGCGGACCCAGCCTTCGGTCTGGAAAGCAGTGGTATCGCCGGAACCACCTCTGATGAGCCTGAGCGGATCG AGGAGAGCGGGACTGATGAGGCACGGGCGGAGAGCCAGGCcacagaggagaagaaggagccCAAG GAGCCCCGAGAAGGAGTTGGGGCTGTCGAGGAAGAAGCGAAAGAGAAAACCAGCGAGGTTCCCaagaaggatgaagagaaagggaaacaaggTGACAGCGAGAAGGAGTCAGAGAAGAGCGATGGGGACCCAATAG TCGACCCCGACAAGGAGAAGGAAccaaaggaggggcaggaggaggtgcTGAAGGAAGTGGTGGAgtcagagggggagaggaagacgAAAGTGGAGCGGGACATCGGCGAGGGCAATCTCTCCACCGCCGCTGCTGCTGCCCTGGCTGCCGCTGCTGTGAAGGCCAAG CACCTGGCCGCCGTGGAGGAGAGGAAGATCAAATCGCTGGTGGCCCTGCTGGTGGAGACCCAGATGAAAAAGTTGGAGATCAAACTCCGGCACTTTGAAGAGTTGGAGACGATCATGGACCGGGAGCGAGAGGCA CTGGAGTATCAGAGGCAGCAGCTCCTGGCCGACAGACAAGCCTTCCACATGGAGCAGCTGAAGTACGCAGAGATGAGGGCCCGGCAGCAGCACTTCCAACAAATGcaccaacagcagcagcagccaccaccagccctgcccccaggctCCCAGCCTATCCCACCTGCGGGCACTGCTGGGCCACCCGCAGTTCACAGCTTGGCCATGGCTCCGGCCTCTGTGGCCCCTGCTCCTGCTGGCAGCGGGGCCCCTCCTGGAAGCATGGGCCCCTCTGAACAGATTGGGCCCACAGGGTCAACGGCAGggccgcagcagcagcagccagctGGAGCCCCCCAGCCTGGGGCGGTTCCGCCAGGGGTACCCCCCCCTGGACCCCATG GCCCCTCACCGTTCCCCAACCAACAAACTCCTCCCTCAATGATGCCAGGGGCAGTGCCAGGCAGCGGGCACCCAGGCGTGGCGG CCCAGAGCCCTGCCATTGTGGCAGCTGTTCAGGGCAACCTCCTGCCCAGTGCCAGCCCACTGCCAG aCCCAGGTACCCCCCTGCCTCCAGACCCCACGGCCCCAAGCCCAGGCACAGTCACCCCTGTGCCACCTCCACAGTGA
- the SMARCC2 gene encoding SWI/SNF complex subunit SMARCC2 isoform X3, whose amino-acid sequence MAVRKKDGGPNVKYYEAADTVTQFDNVRLWLGKNYKKYIQAEPPTNKSLSSLVVQLLQFQEEVFGKHVSNAPLTKLPIKCFLDFKAGGSLCHILAAAYKFKSDQGWRRYDFQNPSRMDRNVEMFMTIEKSLVQNNCLSRPNIFLCPEIEPKLLGKLKDIIKRHQGTVTEDKSNASHVVYPVPGNLEEEEWVRPVMKRDKQVLLHWGYYPDSYDTWIPASEIEASVEDAPTPEKPRKVHAKWILDTDTFNEWMNEEDYEVNDDKSPVSRRKKISAKTLTDEVNSPDSDRRDKKGGNYKKRKRSPSPSPTPEAKKKNAKKGPSTPYTKSKRGHREEEQEDLTKDMDEPSPVPNVEEVTLPKTVNTKKDSESAPVKGGTMTDLDEQEDESMETTGKDEDENSTGNKGEQTKNPDLHEDNVTEQTHHIIIPSYAAWFDYNSVHAIERRALPEFFNGKNKSKTPEIYLAYRNFMIDTYRLNPQEYLTSTACRRNLAGDVCAIMRVHAFLEQWGLINYQVDAESRPTPMGPPPTSHFHVLADTPSGLVPLQPKTPQQTSASQQMLNFPDKGKEKPTDMQNFGLRTDMYTKKNVPSKSKAAASATREWTEQETLLLLEALEMYKDDWNKVSEHVGSRTQDECILHFLRLPIEDPYLEDSEASLGPLAYQPIPFSQSGNPVMSTVAFLASVVDPRVASAAAKSALEEFSKMKEEVPTALVEAHVRKVEEAAKVTGKADPAFGLESSGIAGTTSDEPERIEESGTDEARAESQATEEKKEPKEPREGVGAVEEEAKEKTSEVPKKDEEKGKQGDSEKESEKSDGDPIVDPDKEKEPKEGQEEVLKEVVESEGERKTKVERDIGEGNLSTAAAAALAAAAVKAKHLAAVEERKIKSLVALLVETQMKKLEIKLRHFEELETIMDREREALEYQRQQLLADRQAFHMEQLKYAEMRARQQHFQQMHQQQQQPPPALPPGSQPIPPAGTAGPPAVHSLAMAPASVAPAPAGSGAPPGSMGPSEQIGPTGSTAGPQQQQPAGAPQPGAVPPGVPPPGPHGPSPFPNQQTPPSMMPGAVPGSGHPGVAGNAPLGLPFGMPPPPPPPAPSIIPFGSLADSISINLPPPPNLHGHHHHLPFAPGTLPPPNLPVSMANPLHPNLPATTTMPSSLPLGPGLGSAAAQSPAIVAAVQGNLLPSASPLPDPGTPLPPDPTAPSPGTVTPVPPPQ is encoded by the exons TATATACAAGCTGAACCACCCACCAACAAGTCCTTGTCTAGCCTGGTTGTACAGCTGCTACAGTTTCAGGAAGAAGTTTTTGGCAAACATGTCAGCAATGCACCACTCACTAAACTGCCG ATCAAATGTTTCCTAGATTTCAAAGCAGGAGGCTCCCTGTGCCACATACTTGCAGCTGCCTACAAATTTAAGAGTGACCAGGGATG GCGGCGTTACGATTTCCAGAATCCATCACGCATGGACCGCAACGTGGAAATGTTCATGACCATTGAGAAATCCTTGGTGCAG AATAACTGCCTGTCTCGGCCTAACATTTTTCTGTGCCCAGAAATCGAACCCAAACTGCTAGGGAAAttaaaggacattatcaagagaCACCAG GGAACAGTCACTGAGGATAAGAGCAATGCCTCCCATGTTGTGTATCCCGTCCCAGGGAACCTGGAAGAAG AGGAATGGGTACGACCAGTCATGAAGAGGGATAAGCAGGTTCTTCTGCACTGGGGCTACTATCCTGACAG TTACGACACTTGGATCCCAGCCAGTGAAATTGAAGCATCTGTGGAAGATGCTCCAACTCCTGAGAAACCTAGGAAG GTTCATGCAAAGTGGATTCTGGACACAGACACTttcaatgaatggatgaatgaggaAGACTACGAGGTGAATGATGACAAAAGCCCTGTCTCCCGCCGAAAGAAGATTTCAGCCAAGACACTGACAGATGAG GTGAACAGCCCAGATTCAGACCGACGGGACAAGAAAGGGGGGAACTATAAGAAGAGGAAgcgctctccctctccttcaccaACCCCAGAAGCTAAgaagaaaaatgctaaaaaagG tcCCTCAACACCTTACACCAAGTCAAAGCGTGGCCACAGAGAGGAGGAGCAAGAAGACCTAACAAAGGACATGGATGAGCCTTCACCAGTCCCCAATGTAGAGGAGGTGACATTGCCTAAAACAG TAAACACTAAGAAGGATTCCGAGTCAGCCCCAGTCAAAGGAGGCACCATGACTGACCTGG aTGAACAGGAGGATGAAAGCATGGAGACCACGGGCAAG GATGAGGATGAAAACAGTACAGGGAACAAGGGAGAGCAGACGAAGAACCCGGACCTGCATGAGGACAATGTGACTGAACAGACCCACCACATCATTATCCCCAGCTATGCTGCCTGGTTTGACTATAATAG TGTTCATGCCATTGAGCGGAGGGCTCTCCCTGAGTTCTTTAACGGCAAGAACAAGTCCAAGACTCCAGAAAT CTACCTGGCTTATCGAAACTTCATGATTGACACTTACCGGCTGAACCCCCAAGAGTATCTTACCTCCACTGCCTGCCGCAGGAACCTGGCGGGTGACGTCTGTGCCATCATGAG GGTCCATGCCTTCCTAGAGCAGTGGGGTCTTATTAACTACCAGGTGGATGCTGAGAGTCGACCAACCCCGATGGGGCCTCCGCCCACCTCTCACTTCCATGTCTTGGCAGACACACCGTCAGGGCTGGTGCCTCTGCAGCCCAAGACACCGCAG CAGACCTCTGCTTCCCAGCAAATGCTCAACTTCCCTgacaaaggcaaagagaaaccAACAGACATGCAGAACTTTGGGCTGCGCACAGACATGTACACAAAGAAGAACGTCCCCTCCAAG AGTAAAGCTGCAGCCAGTGCCACTCGAGAGTGGACGGAACAGGAGACCCTGCTACTCTTAGAG GCACTGGAAATGTACAAAGATGACTGGAACAAAGTGTCAGAACACGTGGGAAGCCGCACGCAGGATGAGTGCATCTTGCATTTTCTTCGTCTTCCCATTGAAGACCCGTACCTGGAGGACTCAgaggcctccctgggccccctgGCCTACCAGCCTATCCCCTTCAGTCAGTCAGGCAACCCTGTTATGAGCACTGTTGCCTTCCTGGCCTCTGTCGTCGATCCTCGAGTCGCCTCTGCTGCTGCGAAGTCGGCCCTAG AAGAGTTCTCCAAAATGAAGGAAGAAGTACCCACAGCCTTGGTGGAGGCCCACGTTCGGAAAGTGGAGGAAGCTGCCAAAGTGACAGGCAAGGCGGACCCAGCCTTCGGTCTGGAAAGCAGTGGTATCGCCGGAACCACCTCTGATGAGCCTGAGCGGATCG AGGAGAGCGGGACTGATGAGGCACGGGCGGAGAGCCAGGCcacagaggagaagaaggagccCAAG GAGCCCCGAGAAGGAGTTGGGGCTGTCGAGGAAGAAGCGAAAGAGAAAACCAGCGAGGTTCCCaagaaggatgaagagaaagggaaacaaggTGACAGCGAGAAGGAGTCAGAGAAGAGCGATGGGGACCCAATAG TCGACCCCGACAAGGAGAAGGAAccaaaggaggggcaggaggaggtgcTGAAGGAAGTGGTGGAgtcagagggggagaggaagacgAAAGTGGAGCGGGACATCGGCGAGGGCAATCTCTCCACCGCCGCTGCTGCTGCCCTGGCTGCCGCTGCTGTGAAGGCCAAG CACCTGGCCGCCGTGGAGGAGAGGAAGATCAAATCGCTGGTGGCCCTGCTGGTGGAGACCCAGATGAAAAAGTTGGAGATCAAACTCCGGCACTTTGAAGAGTTGGAGACGATCATGGACCGGGAGCGAGAGGCA CTGGAGTATCAGAGGCAGCAGCTCCTGGCCGACAGACAAGCCTTCCACATGGAGCAGCTGAAGTACGCAGAGATGAGGGCCCGGCAGCAGCACTTCCAACAAATGcaccaacagcagcagcagccaccaccagccctgcccccaggctCCCAGCCTATCCCACCTGCGGGCACTGCTGGGCCACCCGCAGTTCACAGCTTGGCCATGGCTCCGGCCTCTGTGGCCCCTGCTCCTGCTGGCAGCGGGGCCCCTCCTGGAAGCATGGGCCCCTCTGAACAGATTGGGCCCACAGGGTCAACGGCAGggccgcagcagcagcagccagctGGAGCCCCCCAGCCTGGGGCGGTTCCGCCAGGGGTACCCCCCCCTGGACCCCATG GCCCCTCACCGTTCCCCAACCAACAAACTCCTCCCTCAATGATGCCAGGGGCAGTGCCAGGCAGCGGGCACCCAGGCGTGGCGGGTAATGCTCCTTTGGGTTTGCCTTTTGGCatgccgcctcctcctcctcctcccgctccaTCCATCATCCCATTTGGTAGTCTAGCTGACTCCATCAGTATTAACCTGCCCCCTCCTCCTAACCTGCATGGGCATCACCACCATCTCCCGTTTGCCCCGGGCACTCTTCCCCCACCTAACCTGCCTGTGTCCATGGCGAACCCTCTACATCCTAACCTGCCGGCGACCACCACCATGCCATCTTCCTTGCCTCTCGGGCCGGGGCTCGGATCCGCCGCAGCCCAGAGCCCTGCCATTGTGGCAGCTGTTCAGGGCAACCTCCTGCCCAGTGCCAGCCCACTGCCAG aCCCAGGTACCCCCCTGCCTCCAGACCCCACGGCCCCAAGCCCAGGCACAGTCACCCCTGTGCCACCTCCACAGTGA